The Aspergillus nidulans FGSC A4 chromosome VIII genome contains the following window.
CGCATCTTCCGACCCAATACTGTGACTCCAGGCTAGATTGTCGTCGACCTGGATGAAGTAGTTATTGCGCACGACAGGGTCCTCAACCTTCAGGCGTCGGAAGAAGTTCATCATCCCCCTTTCTAATTTCTCTTTGTAGCCTGGGACGTCGCCGGATGTGTGGATTTCAGACAGTCGCATGCCATATTTGTCGGAGAGGCGCCAGAagccggcgaggaggatcgCACCGGCTAGGAGGTAGTATTCGCCGTCAGGCTTTTCAATCATGAGAGCGAGGTCGTCCTGGATTAGGCGAGCGCACATAGCCATGGGGTCTTCGGGGAGTGGGCGCTGTGTGATATCGAAGGTTTCATTTGTGAGAAGGTTGGTGAGCCCAGTTGGAGTTTTGCGGAACATGCTTGGGTAGCGCTCGGGAAGGTAGGAAGTACTGTGTTTTGGATGGAGTGTTAGCTATACTTGAAGGGATCGATGGAGGCAGGGGTGTTATacagttcttcaagaagttcGACAGCGGCGTCCCATGCTTCGGGGGCGGTTGCGCAGCATTTGTCTCCACGTTCTTTGAGCCGACGGGATTTGTCTCTGTGGTAGCGGAAGTAGTGGTTGTCCAGCTCTGGTTGCTGTCAGTAAGTGTGGCTGAATATGAGATCAGGGCTTACCGATCCACTCGTCCCATTTCATGCTTCGCAGGCCCATGGTAATGAAGTAGTTGCTGTGGCGCGTTAACTCTACAGACATCCAAGAAGCTTCAGAATCACTTACGGTCCGTATCTAAATGGTCGGTACGGAATTGGCTTCGTGGTGTGGACGTCCCAGTTGGGGTAGGGAGATGCGGTTGGTCTCTTGAAGTTGGACGGTGTCCATTCTACATCCAGAGCGATGCTTAGCACCCTATCGTATGTTTGTGAAACTAGAGAGGAGACTCTACCTCCATATTTCCTTGTTGATTTCTGATAATTAGGTACCTTCAAAGGCTTCGACTTGAATACATTCCATTTTTGTAGGAATTTGGCAAAAATCCATATGCATAACGTTGTCACCGCAGAGGCAGCGACAGCATTCCCGATAGGGTTCTGTGTGAGATAGATTGTCTCTGAAATCATATCTTGTAGAGAATGGGGTCAAGATTGATGGCATGCTAGCATTCTATCAAGAAGTCGAGAGCCGATAACTTATTATTATAGCCAACTGTACGTGTTGTTCTGGAGAGTATGGCTTGTCTGTTTGCCTGTTCTGTTCATCGGATGCGACCTCGGCAAGCCAAAGGGTATCGATAGACCATGCACTATAAGTCTTTGCGATGAAAACTGAGGGGAATGCTTATCAGTCCGCATGGCGACTGCACTGATGGCTGCCCGGAGTCCGAGTAGCTTGGGATATTTTTACCGTATCAGGAAAAGCCGCGTGTCAGCCCAGCCCTTTGGTTTTCCCGCTGCGGCCGCAACCAGGATACAGGTACGTGCAACAGCGAGACGTTACTGCTTTTCGGTTTCCCTTGTTAGGTGATCATACAGTCTATACTAACTCCGACTCAGAGTCCGAGGTGCGCCGCCGTAGTAGGCAGTATTGGCCCCAACTTCTGCGGAATTGATCTGGGATGATCGGCAGATCAGGAACCCAGATGAGACGACCCAAAAGGTCCGTTTGAGAAGCGTCAAGGAACGATGCGCAGGAGATCTCGTCCCACTGCGCCTTGTCTTGCAAGTAATTGGGTTCCAGCGCTGTGGCTTCGCGACCGGGGAAGTGGGAGTCAACCAAGAAGGAGCATTGTGAGATGTCGGTCTATTGAATTGTTAGTCACGCAAAGGTCATAGATTGCAGAACCATAGAACTTACGTATTTCCCCGTGTCCTCTTTATTGCGGTCATTCATACCTTCCGGTACCCGGGAGGTACCCTCAAGCAGGGCCGAATAGCTTGGAGCGTCTTGGAACTCGCCAGGGAGCAGACCACGAAACTCGCTTTGGATAAATTTGGCTCGCATGCCATCGGGTAGAAAGAAAGACGAAGGAAAGCGATACCATTCTTTACCAAAGCAAACCGTATCGCCCGGCTGAGCTATCTCTGACTGCTCCAATGGCTGCAGGACTTTCAGGGGGGCATTATAAGCGGTAATCATCCCTAGGGTCCTTAGTAGCCCGCTGTTTATGGCAAGCAAGATAACAGACATCACTCCTGCAAGCTTTAATTTTGCGGGGACTCGCCCTATCAGCTCTTTCGGGTTACTCGAGCCGATGTATGAGAGAATCATATGAAAAGCGATCGCCGCATTGAGGGCAAGAAACGGATATGCCGGGTACATGAATCTTTCCTCTTTGTGAGCTTGTAGGGTGAAGATCCCAAGCCACATGTAAAACGGAGACAAAAGGGTTACGGTTCTGAGCAAGGTCTCAGAGTTTGTCGCCCGAGCGCGGAATATGGCctgcaagagcagcagtGGACCAGCTGAGACCGCGAATATAAACCAGACGTTGAAATTCAGGAGCAGATTCCTGACATAGAACGTCCAAGGTTCTGTACCAAAGATCTCAGGCCCTCTACCTTCACCTCCGAATATGTTATAGGCGACTATATTCCACGGCACGACAGTaagcttgcggaggaaggcgaagtcGACGGCGATTTCTGCGGCCTGGAGACGTTAGTGCTCATTCAGAGCTGGAATTATAATCAAGTCATACCAGTATCGCCAAGCACCTGAGAACCCCATTCAGAACGTCAGAAAAGACCTTCTGCATGTTTTTAGAAAGATAACCGATAACAATCTCTTCGAAAAGAAGAGGGAGCAATAAAGCTCCAGCAAAAGGCCACCCAACGATCGCACCAATCCCAAACCACATAATCCCTTGTGCTGTCTTCTGCCCACCTCTCCAGTCCAAAAAGGAAGCAAGGCCCAGCATGGACGCATACATGGTAAAGCTAGATGGAAGAAAGGCGGCTGAGGCGTGGAACATGCCTGGACTGAATGCGACAATCATGAGAAACAGCAGCCCGATCCTGGGGCTCAATGTACGACAAATGGCGGAGTATAGCCGTGTTTCACACGCTGCGCATATCATAGCTAGGGAGAACCGAATGAAGTAGAATTCAGAGGATTTACTACCAACTACTAAGGAGCCGATCTTGCCGACAATTCCATGAAGCGTGATGTATAA
Protein-coding sequences here:
- a CDS encoding dolichyl-P-Man:Man(6)GlcNAc(2)-PP-dolichol alpha-1,2-mannosyltransferase (transcript_id=CADANIAT00001935), translating into MPRKGIEVPSVPQGQAAPRTKPRPPPPPFYLPLNVTLYVCLISNGIAAFLAPIQDCDEVFNFWEPTHYLDHGYGLQTWEYSPVYSIRSWLYITLHGIVGKIGSLVVGSKSSEFYFIRFSLAMICAACETRLYSAICRTLSPRIGLLFLMIVAFSPGMFHASAAFLPSSFTMYASMLGLASFLDWRGGQKTAQGIMWFGIGAIVGWPFAGALLLPLLFEEIVIGYLSKNMQKVFSDVLNGVLRCLAILAAEIAVDFAFLRKLTVVPWNIVAYNIFGGEGRGPEIFGTEPWTFYVRNLLLNFNVWFIFAVSAGPLLLLQAIFRARATNSETLLRTVTLLSPFYMWLGIFTLQAHKEERFMYPAYPFLALNAAIAFHMILSYIGSSNPKELIGRVPAKLKLAGVMSVILLAINSGLLRTLGMITAYNAPLKVLQPLEQSEIAQPGDTVCFGKEWYRFPSSFFLPDGMRAKFIQSEFRGLLPGEFQDAPSYSALLEGTSRVPEGMNDRNKEDTGKYTDISQCSFLVDSHFPGREATALEPNYLQDKAQWDEISCASFLDASQTDLLGRLIWVPDLPIIPDQFRRSWGQYCLLRRRTSDSESELV
- a CDS encoding heme-dependent oxidative N-demethylase family protein (transcript_id=CADANIAT00001934); the protein is MISETIYLTQNPIGNAVAASAVTTLCIWIFAKFLQKWNVFKSKPLKKSTRKYGGRVSSLVSQTYDRVLSIALDVEWTPSNFKRPTASPYPNWDVHTTKPIPYRPFRYGPNYFITMGLRSMKWDEWIELDNHYFRYHRDKSRRLKERGDKCCATAPEAWDAAVELLEELYNTPASIDPFNTSYLPERYPSMFRKTPTGLTNLLTNETFDITQRPLPEDPMAMCARLIQDDLALMIEKPDGEYYLLAGAILLAGFWRLSDKYGMRLSEIHTSGDVPGYKEKLERGMMNFFRRLKVEDPVVRNNYFIQVDDNLAWSHSIGSEDADVVSWNTAQKDKAIEHHYFRSERQSLRRLPRTGAVVFTIRTYFEPITKIVEEPYVAGRLASAIRSWGDDVAKYKGREKYGDVLLEFLDRKHAEQVAAGLDLEREDKVRSYPF